In Asanoa sp. WMMD1127, one genomic interval encodes:
- the sepH gene encoding septation protein SepH, whose protein sequence is MRPVRFVALSEDGQAMVLADEVGRLLALPLDERINGVLHGDTASAAVSGAGHFGDQAPSLSPRDIQARIRSGDSADEVARIAGVPVDRVLRYAGPVLQERAMLAQHARRTRLKTSEKGAPLAEVVDARLGQHGIDAEKISWDAYRRDDGTWRIVATWPSGKATAQAMWDLDRARQVVTPHDDMAQYLCTERPQPLLGQEPVTPERGGHALPGPSRTEPARGGHGLPSAPTEPRAPRDAIRAGRDALLASLDRPLTPPGRGLDAGPSEPRRGGAAALLGGGAGSAFDDDADLPKEVPAVPSLAVLRPRRTAGNGGTEQNDPAGKPRKRLPSWDDVLFGSAPQRESS, encoded by the coding sequence ATGCGGCCTGTACGCTTCGTCGCCCTCTCCGAGGACGGCCAGGCAATGGTGCTCGCCGACGAGGTGGGCCGCCTCCTGGCGCTCCCACTCGACGAGCGGATCAACGGTGTGCTGCACGGCGACACCGCGTCCGCGGCGGTCAGCGGAGCCGGCCACTTCGGTGACCAGGCGCCGTCCCTTTCTCCACGCGACATCCAGGCCCGCATCCGCAGCGGCGACTCGGCCGACGAGGTCGCCCGCATCGCCGGTGTGCCGGTCGACCGCGTGCTGCGCTACGCCGGCCCGGTGCTCCAGGAGCGGGCGATGCTCGCCCAGCACGCCCGACGCACCCGCCTGAAGACGTCCGAGAAGGGCGCGCCCCTGGCCGAGGTGGTCGACGCCCGGCTGGGCCAGCACGGCATCGACGCCGAGAAGATCTCCTGGGACGCCTACCGCCGCGACGACGGCACGTGGCGCATCGTCGCCACCTGGCCGTCCGGCAAGGCCACCGCCCAGGCCATGTGGGACCTCGACCGGGCCCGCCAGGTCGTCACCCCACACGACGACATGGCGCAATACCTGTGCACCGAGCGCCCGCAGCCGCTGCTCGGCCAGGAGCCGGTGACGCCCGAACGCGGCGGCCACGCGCTGCCCGGCCCGTCCCGCACGGAGCCGGCCCGCGGCGGCCACGGCCTGCCGTCCGCTCCGACCGAGCCCCGAGCCCCACGCGACGCGATCCGCGCCGGCCGCGACGCCCTGCTCGCCTCGCTCGACCGCCCGCTCACCCCGCCCGGCCGCGGCCTCGACGCGGGCCCGTCCGAGCCGCGCCGCGGTGGCGCGGCCGCGCTGCTCGGTGGCGGCGCCGGTTCGGCGTTCGACGACGACGCCGACCTCCCCAAGGAGGTCCCGGCCGTGCCGTCGCTCGCGGTGCTCCGCCCGCGGCGCACCGCCGGCAACGGCGGCACCGAGCAGAACGACCCGGCGGGCAAGCCGCGCAAGCGCCTGCCGAGTTGGGACGACGTGCTCTTCGGCAGCGCGCCGCAGCGCGAGTCCTCCTGA
- a CDS encoding aldo/keto reductase, whose amino-acid sequence MEYTNLGRTGLKVSRLCLGTMNFGPETNEADSFAIMDRALDLGVNFFDTANVYGWKLGEGVTEQIIGRWLAQGGGRRDKVVLATKVYGRMGEWPNEQGLSARHIVRACEDSLRRLQTDTIDLYQMHHVSRTTPWEEIWQAMETLVAQGKVVYVGSSNFAGWHLAQAQESAARRNFFGLVSEQCLYNLVARGPELELIPAAQHYGIGIIPWSPLHGGLLSGVLRKMAAGQASRGKEGRAAEDLENYRESIEAYEKLCADLGHDPSEVALAWLLSRPGVTAPIIGPRTMQQLDSAAAAVEVELDKKTLAKLDELFPAQGKGGPAPEAWAW is encoded by the coding sequence ATGGAATACACGAACCTGGGCCGCACGGGCCTGAAGGTGAGCCGGCTCTGCCTGGGCACGATGAACTTCGGCCCGGAGACCAACGAGGCCGACAGCTTCGCCATCATGGACCGCGCGCTCGACCTCGGCGTCAACTTCTTCGACACCGCCAACGTCTACGGCTGGAAGCTGGGCGAAGGCGTCACCGAGCAGATCATCGGCCGCTGGCTGGCCCAGGGCGGCGGCCGCCGCGACAAGGTCGTGCTCGCCACCAAGGTCTACGGCCGCATGGGCGAATGGCCCAACGAGCAGGGCCTGTCGGCCCGGCACATCGTGCGGGCCTGCGAGGACTCGCTGCGCCGCCTGCAGACCGACACGATCGACCTCTACCAGATGCACCACGTCTCCCGCACGACGCCGTGGGAGGAGATCTGGCAGGCGATGGAGACCTTGGTCGCCCAGGGCAAGGTCGTCTACGTCGGATCGTCCAACTTCGCCGGCTGGCACCTGGCCCAGGCCCAGGAGTCGGCAGCGCGCCGCAACTTCTTCGGCCTGGTCTCGGAACAATGCCTCTACAACCTGGTGGCGCGCGGGCCAGAGCTCGAGCTCATACCCGCGGCGCAGCACTACGGCATCGGCATCATCCCCTGGTCGCCGCTGCACGGCGGCCTGCTCAGCGGCGTGCTCCGCAAGATGGCCGCGGGCCAGGCCAGCCGCGGGAAGGAAGGGCGCGCGGCGGAAGACCTGGAAAACTACCGCGAGTCGATCGAGGCCTACGAGAAACTCTGCGCCGACCTGGGCCACGACCCAAGCGAAGTCGCCCTGGCGTGGTTGCTCTCACGCCCGGGCGTCACGGCCCCGATCATCGGGCCACGGACGATGCAACAACTCGACTCAGCAGCGGCAGCAGTCGAGGTCGAACTGGACAAGAAGACCCTGGCGAAGCTGGACGAGCTCTTCCCAGCCCAGGGCAAGGGTGGTCCAGCTCCAGAAGCCTGGGCTTGGTAA